One Arachis hypogaea cultivar Tifrunner chromosome 18, arahy.Tifrunner.gnm2.J5K5, whole genome shotgun sequence genomic window, TGACTTGAagaagatgttttggtggcctGGGATGAAGGGTGATGTAGCTATAGTGGTATCCAAATGTTTGACTTGCCAGAAAGTAAAGATAGAGCACCAGAAACCGTCAGGAATTCTATAaccacttgagattcctcagtggaagtgggaaggaattgcgaTGGATTTCGTGACCAGTTAACCGAGGACTAGGTCGGGATTTAATGCgatttgggtgatcgtggattGCTTAATCAAATCTCCTGACTTTCTTCCTATCCGAGTAAACTATTCTATGGAGCAGTTGGCAAGATTGTACATCaaggagatagtaaggttgcatggtgtgccgtCGAGCATACTGTCGGACCGTGATCCCTGATTCACTTTCAGATTTTAGGGAGCTTTCCAAAGAGCTTTTGGTACGAAGCTATGTCTCAGTACTTCATATCATCCGCAAACTAATGGACAGTCGGAAAGGACTATTCAAACCTTGGAGGATATGCTGAAAATATGTGTTTTAGATCAACCCGGAAGTTTGAACCGATACATACCATTAGTAGAGTTTGCGTACAACAAcagctttcatgcgagcattTCGATGGCTCCGTATGAAGCCTTGTATGGACAGAAGTGCCAATCTTCGCTTTGTTGGTATGAATCTGGTGAAGCAAGTGTTTTAGGTCCTGAGGTAATAGTAGAGACTACCGAGAATATTAACAAGATTTGTGCAAGGATTCTAACTGCTCAGAGTCGACAGAAGAGCTACGCGGACCAAAGAAGGAAACTACTAGAGTTTGAAGTGGGAGAACATGTATTTCTTCGGGTGACACCGACAACTGGGATTGGAAGAGCAATTAAGACCAAGAAGTTGAACCCAATATATATaggaccgtttgagattctgaaGAGATTTGGGCCGGTAGCGTATAAAGTTGCCTTGCCACCTCATCTGTCTAACCTGCATGACATATTCCACATGTCACAACTCCGTAAGTACACGTCGGATGTGGCTCATGTGCTGGAGCCTGAGTCAGCTGAGTTGAAGGAGAACTTAACTTTCCAAGTAACGCCAGTGAGGATCGATGACATTAATGTGAAAAAACTGCGAGGAAAGCATGTTCCATTGGTTAATGTTGCTTGGGAGCGAGCAGGAGTTGAAAagcacacttgggaattggagtcTGAAATGCGAAAGGATTTTCCCAAGATTTTCtcaggtaattcaaattttgagggcaaattttttatttggtgaggagaatgtaagaaccgcaactaatcaatCGGTTAATTAAGTAACtaatattgcccaaattagattctgaaaagttagagtgagaatttgaggatttaaaggagattttcggactcagtaggtctttctgagtcagaaaatgtactCTCTACGAAAAACCATGAAAAATTATGAATCGgtagttgaaccggttgaactggttcaagtctgcccggtaccgcatgagaaaaagtgaaaaccggcaaaaaccttagaaaaatgttagaaatggaaaaccgggcgttaattttaaaggtttggcccaaagttgggtcaaaagggctaaaaatgctaacgggtaggaccagacccaagttgggcccaagcccaacatatataaggttcATAAGTGAACCCACCAGCCACTAAACACAACAACACACAGCAGAAAATAGAAAGGGGAGAAGGGGAAAGAGAAGCATTATTCACCATCTTCTTCCAAAGCTCATATCGTGAGCTAGAgaactccgatcgccgcaccgtttgtggctacgCGTTCCTCGTGAAGAAcactacaaaacccatacaagaaACTGGAGAGGTAACCACGAAATCCTTTCtattcttctctccaaaatttcggtTCCTAGGGCTTTGGGAttaaatgagtttttgtattttggatgtttaggtttgctctaagcCTTGCTTAGCCTTGGGTTTTCACATCCAAATCTATTGGAAGAGGTAAGAGCCATTAAACTcttgtgaatttatgtttaattagaatcctaggttgatttgaggtgaATTGTAtgcatatagtttgattattgtggctttgggagcttttGGAACCTAATTGTGCTTATTAgagtggaattgaaagcttggtTTGTGCTGGAAAGCATAGCTTGTGCTCATTTGGGTTTTGGTGCAtaaagggaatcggccaaggtatggtttcggtttcctctatgtagtatgtaatattcatggacacttaggctagtgacccataggatatgtTTGAATTATAATGGTTTATGAGTTGTTTGAAATGTTAAtgtatgatgatttatgatggTGTGATGATTATTGAGGTGAAGGTATAATGATTGCTAATGTTAAGATATAtgtgaaattaatgttaatgatATGGTTATGTGGTTTGAAGAGTTGAATGGGGATTAGTTGTGGTATTGCATGATTGGTATTGATGGTTGGAGAATGGTGAAATGTGATGAAAAGATGTGGTAAGTGATGAATTTTTGACCCAAGAAGGTAGTTGTGCCGTAAATGGGAGGTTGATGTTGTTTTGGTCGGAGGTGGTTTGAGAATTGTGAATATTTGGTAAATTGTGGCTTTTGGTAAAAttagatttttggtgaactttgctcGATCATAACATTTGCCTCGATTTTCGAAACtgattgaaaaccctttaaatcgatataaagtttgagaaatttagaattttgtagaggaagttatgatcattcaaagttggtgttaaaaatctgaaattcttcaaagttgcagaattttaggatttctgatatgtgcgagcgcacaccctCGAGCGGACGCACACCCTGTAAATATTTTGACCTGCgcggacgcacacacctgtgcgcacgTACAGGCAGGGAAGTGCGTTCTGTTTGCAGCACTAGCACAGTttgtgcgcgcacatatctaaggaaaaacatcaacctgtgcggacgcacacgttggAAAGGCCAGTCTGTTGGGAGCGCTGGCATAGGTTGTACCAGTGAACAGATTCTGAAAGTTTTGCCACCTGTGCGTACGTACACCCCTATGCATATGCACACGTTTTAAaatttcctgggcgtgcgcacgcacagaccccTATGCGGCCAcacacgtcctgtttctcaaattttgcttatttttcaactattctaccttcccaacaaggttgtaagcttctaaaaCACCATTTTAAGTCTTTTGGGCCTAGTTTTTAGTATTAGAACATGAGATATAACTTAAGGGTCCTAAcgattttatgataaattagaaaacggaggcttAGATTTCTGGTGTGCTGAGAATGGTTTGACGTTAGGGGAAAGATGATTGATATATGATATGAGGAATGATGAACTGTTGACAATTGGAAACTGAATTATGAATgaacagtggttgagatgagtcgaggactcggattGAGATGATGGATCTCTGTATAATGAAAATGCTTTTTGAAAACTACTGAAATAATGTTTTTACtcagattatgagacgctatggacccggcagggacggtggttaatcccgcctgtcgtgGTAGCAGCcgcggcgtaaggacggtggttaatcccgcttatgttgagatgtgaggtctgaggcaagagtatcccgctcgcatcccttcggatctataggcgtgcaggcgccggtacctagacagtgatccgggcactatatctcgggggttcccatatgagaaatccgaagggcgacgtctccatggagatgtgtcgggttagcagttgaaccgacaatgtgatatcacagccagtagggcaggcattcatcatatgcatttcctatctgtttgtttgctttgccgacttgtaattgtttggctaattgaataacatgtctaattgcttacttgatctacttgccttgtatgcttttacttgtgaattacttgcattattattaattgtgctttctactaggattgaggaggttcggaatgcggtggcgatgggatcgcatggaggataggttggtgaaggctctgggacagcggtgtttggttagaatagaaatctcttaagatagattacccggttTATTTATGATAAGGTTTATactatgcttatttgttttagaatgcttaagtttgaatcttgtgatggatatggagcttaggattgcctttggcgtcccgaggtcttatatcctacatgactgggcactgttaccatactgagaacctctgattttcataccatatttttgttgtgtttttcagatgcaggtgagttgctttggaaagtgacagaagcggaggatcttggattcttttggagtcttttgtaCTTTgtctttgcctagaggcttgtattatgagagaaaaacttgtataagctgtttttaaacTGTCAGGATTCTGTATGGTCTGTatttggctagccggcttaaactccgcgagtcgtggCTAGTTTCTTATAATATTTCACAATTATACTATTACCTTGTTTATATCACTTTTgattcttgtgctttaagttagacgctttgttagtacgttttgcgctttaaattcctgtttttgagctatatcttttatcgggcttctagattttattatttcttctatatatattatacgtatgagctttagaactgttgaaatctctgattaacctttacttTAAGGCGCGatgtaaggcttagggtaattagggtgttacaattgttACGAATGAGAAATTGTTCTATTttaaatacaaatattattttattttctacataTTTCTTAACTCGGCAGGCAGAAGATTAATCCACTATGTATTGATGCTCTAATTATTAAGGGTCTATCACTAGCTAATGAATTGCTACATACACAAAGTGGGATTCGATCtccaaatacttacttaagcggacgagtgaaatGGTTGCTCAACCAACTAAAATtgattaagacaaatactaattattttatttaatattttcaagttgtaaaatatttatagtaataattactaaatatttttttatttaattttttaataacaaacttgatataattttatatattattctgTACAGGACACGAGAACATACACTAGTTACTTTAACAATTTAGTCTatctcatatatcagttatggaATGACCGCATCTTTTATCATATTAGTGTGCAACGAAATCACGATGATCACCATATTAATTAATATACTCAATGACATAGATCAAACTTAGAtgagaaaattcaaaaattagatgCGAAATGATCTCATGCATGCCTATTTTTAACTGGTCCAACTTTAATCAACTTTGTGAGATCATGagtaagaatgaaaataaaactcAATACTTCATTTTTATAGAAATATctatattcataaatttatttaaacTATACCAGCATCCAAATGCACATTTCTATTGAAATAACATATCATAAAATGATATGACACCCATGTAAATAGTAATTATATGAAagattttggttgtttgtttcATACCAACCAAATATGTATGTATTTGTAGAGTTTGTGCTAACTTGTTCATAAGATACTTAACATtctaaactcttttatttaacaacaaattaaaatagtaaactactaatatattattacaaaataattcaaGTGGTCTTTCAAATAGATATCCATAATTTGTGACAAGTGTTTGTATTTACTAAATTGAAcgtctttaaaaattaatttatattcaagTGCTTTAATGGAAAGAGTAAAAGTATCTTCTCAATACTTTTTAAAAGAACTCTTCCAATGAGTATATGAATATATCTACAGTAGATTAAAATTGCATCGACATTTAACAAAGTCAGAATCAGAATACCAAATGATCTCTAACTTTATTTTCTGACTTTATATATGCAATATGTAATGCTTTGTTATAACAAAACCTTTTTTTATTATACTATTTAGTGATCCATCCTTAACTTATTTAAATTTCTGCCAAAGATACCAACAATGTACATAATAACTGTAATGTACAAACTCAGTATCTATCAGACTATTGTtgaagtataaaaaaattaatacactttTAAACTTTATAGCTTTTTTGAGGCACCTAATGAGACTATACCTGTCTCTGTTAGAATTgaatatataacattatttacaattctgcatgCCACTGAAATACAAGAATCGTAAAAGTATACTTAATTCGACTGAATTTATATACAATTATTACCTACATTTATCTCAAACGATCATATGggataataatttgataaaatataaaatactaatgATAGAAAGTTTTCTTATGTCTATGGATGAAATTTTTTAACTTGTAttccatatatttatttatatcttgtgacataaaaaattttacaaaacaatTAACttatc contains:
- the LOC112770101 gene encoding uncharacterized protein, translated to MAPYEALYGQKCQSSLCWYESGEASVLGPEVIVETTENINKICARILTAQSRQKSYADQRRKLLEFEVGEHVFLRVTPTTGIGRAIKTKKLNPIYIGPFEILKRFGPVAYKVALPPHLSNLHDIFHMSQLRKYTSDVAHVLEPESAELKENLTFQVTPVRIDDINVKKLRGKHVPLVNVAWERAGVEKHTWELESEMRKDFPKIFSELNGD